One window of Nocardia nova SH22a genomic DNA carries:
- a CDS encoding ATP-dependent DNA ligase, protein MLLSDVVAASDTVRATASRKVKIAGLAELLERAQTQELPQVVAWISGELPQGRIGTGWRTVTTLEVEPAAEATLTVGEVDAALSELAAVSGNGSVARRRELLTGLLARATESERIFLIRLLTGELRQGALTAIVAEAVAVAADVPADLVRRALMLSGRLPVTAAAAVTGGAAALAAFRLEVGRPIRPMLASPGAALDEVLEEFGGDVSVETKLDGARIQVHRDGSEVRIFTRTLRDITSGVPELVRLVMELPCDSVVLDGETLALTDSGRPRPFQETMSRFAADPAAEEPRPAADSTRDLLLHPYFFDCLHLDGVDLLDAPLRERREALAKVAGEHSIPALIDPEPEAVAEYFDGALAAGHEGIMIKSLSAPYAAGRRGRAWQKIKPAHTLDLVVLGAEWGYGRRTGYLSNLHLGARDPAGGDPVMVGKTFKGLTDALLRWQTAEFPRHERSRDEHTVYLWPELVVEIALDGVQTSSRYPGGVALRFARVVRYRPDKEPAQADTIDAVRALMVSGA, encoded by the coding sequence GTGCTGCTTTCGGATGTGGTCGCGGCGTCGGACACCGTGCGGGCAACCGCGTCGCGCAAAGTCAAGATCGCGGGTCTGGCCGAGTTGCTCGAGCGTGCGCAGACACAGGAATTGCCGCAGGTCGTGGCGTGGATTTCGGGGGAACTCCCGCAGGGCAGGATCGGGACGGGCTGGCGGACGGTCACGACCCTCGAGGTCGAACCGGCGGCCGAGGCCACGCTCACGGTCGGTGAAGTCGACGCGGCCCTGTCGGAGTTGGCGGCGGTGTCGGGCAACGGCTCGGTGGCCCGGCGGCGCGAGTTGCTGACCGGGTTGCTCGCGCGCGCGACCGAATCCGAGCGCATATTCCTGATCCGGCTGCTGACCGGTGAGCTGCGTCAGGGCGCGCTCACGGCGATCGTCGCCGAAGCGGTGGCCGTCGCCGCCGACGTGCCCGCGGATCTGGTGCGCCGGGCCCTCATGCTGTCGGGACGGTTGCCGGTGACCGCCGCGGCGGCCGTCACCGGTGGGGCGGCGGCGCTGGCGGCCTTCCGGCTCGAGGTCGGGCGCCCGATCCGGCCGATGCTGGCCTCGCCGGGCGCCGCGCTCGACGAGGTGCTCGAGGAGTTCGGCGGTGACGTGAGTGTCGAGACCAAACTCGACGGTGCGCGGATCCAGGTGCACCGCGACGGGTCCGAGGTCCGGATCTTCACCCGCACCCTGCGCGACATCACCTCCGGGGTGCCGGAGCTGGTCCGGCTGGTCATGGAATTACCTTGTGACAGCGTCGTTCTCGACGGCGAGACCCTGGCGCTGACCGACTCCGGCCGCCCGCGTCCGTTCCAGGAGACGATGAGTCGTTTCGCCGCCGACCCCGCGGCCGAGGAGCCGCGCCCGGCAGCCGATTCCACCCGGGACCTGTTGCTGCACCCGTATTTCTTCGACTGTCTGCATCTGGACGGTGTGGATCTGCTCGACGCGCCGCTGCGGGAGCGCCGGGAGGCATTGGCGAAAGTGGCTGGTGAGCACAGTATTCCGGCGCTGATCGATCCGGAGCCGGAGGCGGTCGCCGAATATTTCGACGGTGCGCTCGCGGCCGGGCACGAGGGCATCATGATCAAATCGCTGTCCGCGCCGTATGCGGCGGGGCGGCGGGGCCGGGCATGGCAGAAGATCAAACCCGCGCACACCCTGGATCTGGTGGTGCTCGGCGCCGAATGGGGGTACGGCAGGCGCACCGGATATCTGTCGAACCTGCATCTCGGCGCGCGCGATCCGGCCGGTGGTGATCCCGTCATGGTCGGTAAGACCTTCAAGGGGCTCACCGATGCGCTGTTGCGCTGGCAGACAGCGGAATTCCCACGCCACGAACGCTCCCGCGACGAGCACACGGTGTACCTGTGGCCGGAACTGGTGGTGGAGATCGCGCTGGACGGGGTGCAGACCAGTTCCCGCTATCCCGGTGGCGTGGCGTTGCGATTCGCCCGGGTGGTGCGCTACCGGCCGGACAAGGAGCCAGCCCAGGCCGACACCATCGATGCGGTCCGCGCGCTGATGGTGTCCGGCGCCTGA
- the ramB gene encoding acetate metabolism transcriptional regulator RamB translates to MAKTYVGARLRQLRTERGLSQISLAKKLEISASYLNQIEHDVRPLTVPVLLRISEVFGVDTGFFASQDDTRLIAELQEVVMDTELGIEADAQEIADMVSAHPSLARALVNMHRRYRNTTAQLAAATEDRFADGSGSGAISRPHEEVRDFFYQRQNYIHELDTAAEELATRMRFHGGDLRRELTRRLTTGHGVQIVERIDLGEGVLHRYDPEERRLEIAPHLSGGQRAFKLAAELAYLECGELIDKLVEEGNFASEDTRILAKLGLANYFAAATVLPYSHFHEVAEDFRYDIERLSAFFAQSYETVCHRLSTLQRPKLRGVPFSFVRVDRAGNMSKRQSATGFHFSSAGGTCPLWNVYETFAYPGRIMTQIAQMPDGRKYLWIARTVERRATRYGQPSKTFAIGLGCELRHAGRVVYADGLDLNDPQATPIGAGCRVCERANCPQRAFPPLGKSLDISEHRSSISPYVLR, encoded by the coding sequence ATGGCCAAGACTTATGTCGGCGCGCGGCTTCGCCAGCTGCGCACCGAACGAGGGCTGAGCCAGATCTCGCTCGCCAAGAAGCTGGAGATCTCGGCGAGTTACCTCAACCAGATCGAACACGATGTGCGCCCGCTCACCGTACCGGTCCTGCTGCGGATCAGCGAGGTGTTCGGTGTGGACACCGGATTCTTCGCCTCCCAGGACGACACCCGGCTCATCGCCGAACTGCAGGAAGTGGTGATGGACACCGAGCTGGGCATCGAGGCCGACGCCCAGGAGATCGCCGATATGGTCTCCGCGCATCCGAGCCTGGCCCGCGCCCTGGTGAACATGCACCGCCGCTACCGCAACACCACCGCGCAGCTGGCCGCCGCCACCGAGGACCGCTTCGCCGACGGCAGCGGTTCGGGGGCCATCTCCCGCCCGCACGAGGAGGTCCGCGACTTCTTCTATCAGCGGCAGAACTACATTCACGAATTGGATACCGCCGCCGAGGAATTGGCGACCCGCATGCGCTTCCACGGCGGCGATCTGCGCCGTGAGCTCACCCGGCGGCTCACCACCGGCCACGGCGTGCAGATCGTGGAGCGCATCGACCTCGGCGAGGGCGTACTGCACCGCTACGACCCCGAGGAGCGGCGACTGGAGATCGCACCCCACCTCTCCGGTGGTCAGCGCGCGTTCAAACTGGCCGCCGAACTGGCCTATCTGGAATGCGGCGAGCTGATCGACAAACTCGTCGAGGAGGGGAATTTCGCCTCCGAGGACACCCGGATCCTGGCCAAACTCGGCCTGGCCAACTATTTCGCCGCCGCGACCGTGCTGCCGTATTCGCATTTCCACGAGGTGGCCGAGGATTTCCGCTACGACATCGAGCGGCTGTCGGCCTTCTTCGCGCAGAGCTACGAGACGGTCTGCCACCGGCTGTCCACCCTGCAGCGGCCGAAACTGCGCGGCGTGCCGTTCTCGTTCGTGCGGGTGGATCGCGCGGGGAACATGTCGAAACGTCAGTCCGCCACCGGATTCCACTTCTCCTCCGCCGGCGGCACCTGCCCGCTGTGGAATGTGTACGAGACCTTCGCCTATCCGGGCCGGATCATGACCCAGATCGCCCAGATGCCCGACGGCCGCAAATATCTGTGGATCGCGCGCACCGTCGAACGGCGCGCGACCCGCTACGGCCAGCCGAGCAAGACCTTCGCCATCGGCCTGGGTTGCGAACTGCGCCACGCGGGCCGGGTGGTCTACGCCGACGGCCTTGACCTCAACGATCCGCAGGCCACCCCGATCGGCGCGGGCTGCCGCGTCTGCGAACGAGCCAACTGCCCGCAGCGCGCCTTCCCGCCACTGGGCAAGTCGCTGGATATCAGCGAGCATCGCAGTTCGATTTCGCCCTACGTCCTGCGCTGA
- a CDS encoding carboxymuconolactone decarboxylase family protein, whose protein sequence is MVSTEPRIAPGRLRELGPVNWVVWQVLSRAAGTDDAHLFSTLGRTGGLFRGWLHFSGRLMPGGKLSRYETELVILRVAHLRDCEYETDHHIRLGKRAGVTKDILARLRTGPEAEDWSGKERALLTAVDQLVTTRDVDDTAWSALAQHYDEQRLIEIVLLTNQYEGLASTITTLRIQTDH, encoded by the coding sequence ATGGTGTCGACGGAGCCACGGATCGCACCCGGTCGCCTGCGCGAACTGGGCCCGGTGAATTGGGTTGTCTGGCAGGTGCTTTCCCGCGCGGCGGGTACCGACGACGCCCACCTGTTCAGCACGCTGGGCCGCACGGGCGGCCTGTTCCGCGGCTGGCTGCATTTCTCCGGCCGCTTGATGCCCGGCGGCAAGCTCTCCCGCTACGAGACCGAACTGGTCATCCTCCGGGTCGCCCACCTGCGCGACTGTGAATACGAGACCGACCACCACATCCGCCTCGGCAAACGCGCGGGCGTCACCAAGGACATCCTGGCCCGGCTGCGCACCGGCCCCGAGGCCGAAGACTGGTCGGGCAAAGAGCGCGCGCTGCTCACCGCGGTCGACCAACTGGTCACCACCCGCGATGTGGACGACACCGCCTGGTCGGCACTGGCACAGCACTACGACGAGCAACGCCTCATCGAAATCGTCCTGCTGACGAACCAATACGAGGGCCTGGCCAGCACCATCACCACCCTGCGCATCCAAACCGACCACTGA
- a CDS encoding SDR family oxidoreductase, producing the protein MTVAVTGASGQLGRLAVEALSNRNAGPVVAIVRDPGKVRDLAERGAEVRQASYDDPQALERALQGVDRVLLVSGNEFGKRVEQHGNVVRAAERAGVELLAYTSIPRAEQNPMILAQEHRGTEEVVSKSAVPHVILRNSWYWENYLNGVEATLESGVLYGAAGDGLVAGAARADYAEAAAVVLTTDGHAGQVYELGGDEHLTLTDVAQAISAASGKQVRYLDLPQDELAAGLEKAGVPGDFAQVLADSDAGLRAGWLDVTSGDLQRLIGRASTSAAEVLGKALAG; encoded by the coding sequence ATGACCGTTGCCGTTACCGGGGCCAGTGGGCAGTTGGGTCGTCTCGCCGTGGAGGCGCTGTCGAACAGGAATGCGGGGCCGGTGGTCGCGATCGTCCGGGATCCCGGCAAGGTGCGCGATCTGGCCGAGCGCGGGGCGGAGGTCCGGCAGGCGTCCTACGACGATCCGCAGGCCCTCGAGCGTGCGCTGCAGGGTGTGGATCGGGTGCTGCTGGTTTCGGGGAACGAATTCGGCAAGCGAGTCGAACAGCACGGGAATGTCGTTCGCGCCGCGGAGCGGGCCGGGGTCGAGTTGCTGGCCTACACCAGTATTCCGCGCGCCGAGCAGAATCCGATGATCCTCGCGCAGGAGCATCGCGGTACCGAAGAGGTTGTTTCGAAATCGGCTGTGCCGCATGTAATCCTGCGCAACAGCTGGTACTGGGAGAACTATCTGAACGGTGTGGAGGCGACCCTGGAATCGGGCGTGCTGTACGGCGCGGCCGGTGACGGGCTGGTCGCCGGGGCCGCGCGGGCCGACTACGCCGAGGCCGCGGCCGTGGTGCTGACGACCGACGGTCATGCGGGACAGGTCTACGAACTCGGCGGCGACGAGCACCTGACGCTCACCGATGTGGCGCAGGCGATTTCGGCCGCCTCCGGTAAGCAGGTCCGGTATCTGGATCTGCCGCAGGACGAGTTGGCGGCGGGCTTGGAAAAGGCCGGTGTCCCCGGCGATTTCGCGCAGGTACTCGCCGATTCGGATGCCGGACTGCGCGCGGGATGGCTGGATGTGACCAGCGGTGATCTGCAGCGACTGATCGGCCGGGCGTCGACTTCGGCGGCGGAGGTATTGGGCAAGGCACTGGCGGGCTGA
- a CDS encoding winged helix-turn-helix transcriptional regulator — translation MTTRQPVSADDTDPTLEADVFAQNCRSRPVLQNVASRWGALALVALWEGPYRFSALRRRVDGISERMLSQTLQTLERDGMIHREVQQTIPPRVEYTLTDLGARVADQLRGLIEILEANIDTILAAQDTYHRD, via the coding sequence ATGACCACTCGGCAACCCGTATCGGCAGATGACACCGATCCGACGCTGGAAGCCGACGTATTCGCGCAGAATTGCAGGTCCCGCCCGGTCCTGCAGAATGTGGCAAGCCGGTGGGGCGCGCTCGCCCTGGTCGCGCTGTGGGAAGGCCCCTACCGATTCAGCGCGCTGCGACGCCGGGTCGACGGCATCAGCGAACGCATGCTCTCGCAGACCCTGCAGACCCTCGAACGCGACGGCATGATCCATCGCGAGGTCCAGCAGACCATCCCGCCGCGCGTCGAATACACCCTGACCGACCTCGGCGCCCGGGTGGCCGACCAGCTGCGCGGGCTCATCGAAATCCTGGAAGCCAATATCGACACCATCCTGGCCGCCCAGGACACCTACCACCGCGACTGA
- the lpdA gene encoding dihydrolipoyl dehydrogenase encodes MTSHYDVVVLGAGPGGYVAAIRAAQLGLRTAIVEQKYWGGVCLNVGCIPSKALLRNAELAHIFTKEAKTFGISGQASFDFGAAFDRSRKVADGRVKGVHFLMKKNKIDEFDGKGSFTDANTLSVALSSGGTETITFDNVIIATGTETKLLPGTSLSQNVVTYEEQILTRDLPGSILIVGAGAIGMEFGYVLKNYGVDVRIVEFLDRALPNEDADVSKEITKAYKKLGITITTGASVQSIEDNGSKVTVSIKDNKSGSVETVTVDKVLQAVGFAPRVQGYGLENTGVQLTERGAIAIDDYMRTNVPHIYAIGDVTAKLQLAHVAEAQGVVAAETIGGAETLALGDYRMMPRATFCQPQVASFGLTEQQARDEGYDVKVATFPFTANGKAHGLGDPTGFVKLVADAKYGELIGGHLIGPDVSELLPELTLAQKWDLTVNELARNVHTHPTLSEALQEAIHGLAGHMINF; translated from the coding sequence GTGACTTCCCACTACGATGTCGTCGTTCTCGGCGCTGGTCCCGGCGGTTACGTCGCCGCGATCCGCGCCGCTCAACTCGGCCTGCGAACAGCGATCGTCGAGCAGAAATACTGGGGTGGCGTGTGCCTGAACGTCGGGTGCATTCCGTCCAAGGCACTGCTGCGCAACGCGGAGCTGGCCCATATCTTCACCAAGGAAGCGAAGACGTTCGGTATCTCCGGGCAAGCGAGCTTCGACTTCGGTGCTGCCTTCGATCGAAGTCGTAAGGTCGCCGACGGGCGCGTCAAGGGCGTCCACTTCCTGATGAAGAAGAACAAGATCGACGAGTTCGACGGGAAGGGCAGCTTCACCGACGCGAACACCCTCTCGGTCGCGCTGAGCAGCGGCGGCACCGAGACGATCACCTTCGACAACGTCATCATCGCCACCGGCACCGAGACCAAACTGCTGCCGGGCACCTCGCTGTCACAGAATGTGGTGACCTACGAGGAGCAGATCCTCACCCGCGATCTGCCGGGGTCGATCCTGATCGTCGGCGCGGGCGCGATCGGCATGGAGTTCGGCTACGTCCTGAAGAACTACGGCGTGGATGTGCGGATCGTGGAGTTCCTCGACCGCGCCCTGCCGAACGAGGACGCCGATGTCTCCAAGGAGATCACCAAGGCGTACAAGAAGCTCGGTATCACCATCACCACCGGTGCCTCGGTGCAATCCATCGAGGACAACGGTTCCAAGGTCACCGTGTCGATCAAGGACAACAAGTCCGGTTCGGTCGAGACCGTCACCGTCGACAAGGTGCTGCAGGCCGTCGGCTTCGCACCCCGCGTGCAGGGCTACGGCCTGGAGAACACCGGTGTGCAGCTGACCGAGCGCGGCGCCATCGCGATCGACGACTACATGCGCACCAATGTCCCGCACATCTACGCTATCGGCGATGTGACCGCGAAACTGCAGCTGGCCCACGTGGCCGAGGCGCAGGGCGTGGTCGCGGCCGAGACCATCGGCGGTGCGGAGACCCTGGCGCTGGGCGATTACCGGATGATGCCGCGGGCGACCTTCTGTCAGCCGCAGGTCGCCAGCTTCGGCCTGACCGAACAGCAGGCCCGCGACGAGGGCTACGACGTGAAGGTGGCGACCTTCCCGTTCACGGCGAACGGCAAGGCGCACGGCCTGGGCGATCCGACCGGTTTCGTGAAGCTGGTCGCCGACGCCAAGTATGGCGAGCTGATCGGCGGACATCTGATCGGCCCGGATGTGTCGGAGCTGCTGCCGGAGCTGACGCTGGCCCAGAAGTGGGATCTGACCGTCAACGAGCTGGCACGCAATGTGCACACCCACCCGACGTTGAGTGAGGCGCTGCAGGAGGCCATCCACGGTCTCGCGGGGCACATGATCAACTTCTGA
- a CDS encoding dipeptidase gives MGPALWEQHCCLPVLPSADVTELARYPAGSYVSVNVGYSLHSMADALAMIELLRRDALADGRFRLVRTFADTEVAAVGPEAAVALAFDLEDSRPLDGDLDNVTRFHDLGVRSLLPTYNHANAAGGGCLDTDDRGLTGYGRDLIRTLGEVGVFADGSHCSRRTGLDIAEVSGGPMIYSHSNFAALWPHPRNITDDQARACAASGGVIGINGVGIFLGRNRVEGRAARIEAMADHIAYGAELVGVEHIGIGSDFSFDGDQFNAEIAAAPENFSEDYTRWGPLQWVPPEDLLGIDREGAGNSVDMAGVPSLDDALARKGFTEAERVKIFRGNFARVAREVWK, from the coding sequence GTGGGTCCTGCACTCTGGGAGCAACACTGCTGCCTGCCGGTACTTCCGTCCGCCGACGTCACCGAGCTGGCCCGATATCCGGCCGGTTCGTATGTGTCGGTGAATGTCGGGTATTCGCTGCATTCGATGGCCGATGCGCTCGCGATGATCGAGTTGCTGCGCCGGGATGCGCTGGCCGACGGACGGTTTCGGCTGGTGCGGACGTTCGCGGATACGGAAGTGGCGGCAGTGGGGCCGGAGGCCGCCGTCGCGCTGGCCTTCGATCTGGAGGATTCCCGGCCGCTCGACGGCGATCTGGACAATGTGACGCGGTTCCACGATCTGGGCGTGCGGTCGCTGCTGCCGACCTACAACCACGCCAATGCCGCCGGTGGCGGTTGCCTGGACACCGACGATCGTGGGCTGACCGGTTACGGCCGGGATCTGATCCGCACCTTGGGTGAGGTCGGTGTCTTCGCCGACGGGTCGCACTGTTCCCGGCGTACGGGCCTGGACATCGCGGAGGTCAGCGGCGGTCCGATGATCTACAGCCACTCCAATTTCGCCGCCCTGTGGCCGCACCCGCGCAACATCACCGACGACCAGGCCCGCGCCTGTGCGGCGTCCGGCGGGGTGATCGGCATCAATGGGGTGGGAATCTTCCTGGGGCGCAATCGTGTCGAGGGGCGTGCCGCGCGTATCGAGGCGATGGCCGACCACATCGCCTACGGTGCCGAGCTGGTCGGCGTGGAACACATCGGAATCGGCTCGGACTTCTCCTTCGACGGCGATCAGTTCAATGCCGAGATCGCGGCGGCTCCGGAGAATTTCTCCGAGGATTACACGCGGTGGGGGCCGTTGCAGTGGGTTCCGCCGGAGGATCTGCTCGGGATCGACCGCGAGGGAGCCGGAAACAGCGTCGATATGGCAGGTGTTCCCAGTCTCGATGACGCCTTGGCCCGCAAGGGGTTCACCGAGGCCGAACGCGTGAAGATCTTTCGCGGCAACTTCGCGCGGGTAGCGCGGGAAGTTTGGAAGTAG
- a CDS encoding prolyl oligopeptidase family serine peptidase: MSGAEQSNDPYLWLEDVTGERALSWARAHNEVVVEQFATSDRFDDLDQRILAMLDTDTRIPYPTRRGPWLYNFWRDAEHPRGMWRRTTFDDYRTDDPAWDVLIDLDDLATAEGENWVWGGAAVLRPSQHLALISLSRGGADAKVIREFDLTTRQFRDPDGPERGFHLPEAKSQLRWIDADTVYVGTDFGPGSLTDSGYPRVVKRWRRGTPLSEARTVFEGEPGDVMVSAGYDRTPGYERHWVARATDFFNESVYLLDPDDTLRHIDAPSDASESWYKDWLLIQLKSPWEVAGHRYPAGALLAIDIDEFFAGARDFEIVFEPDAHTSLHGYGWTENHLLLITLEDVQTKLYVLTPAPRGAWSRQPLADTPPMATTSVMNLDPLESGDEFMLTTSGFTAPATLLAGSVGGTATPLKHETEYFDAAGLDTEQYFARSDDGTMVPYFVIRHRDHRGTPGPTVVSGYGGFEVSRTPGYSGASGMGWLERGGTWVMANIRGGGEYGPQWHTQAQKADRHKVYEDFSSVAKDLVARDITTAAQLGAVGGSNGGLLMGVMLTRYPELFGAIVCQVPLLDMKRYHLLLAGASWMAEYGDPDKPEEWAYISEYSPYQVATAADPARAYPPILLTTSTRDDRVHPGHARKMAALLESQGRTVWYHENIEGGHGGAADNKQMAFQSTLIYEFFTQMLMENA; the protein is encoded by the coding sequence ATGAGCGGCGCCGAGCAATCCAACGATCCGTACCTCTGGCTCGAGGACGTCACCGGCGAACGGGCCCTGTCCTGGGCACGAGCCCACAACGAGGTGGTGGTCGAGCAGTTCGCGACCTCGGACCGGTTCGACGACCTCGATCAGCGCATCCTCGCCATGCTCGACACCGACACCCGCATCCCGTACCCCACCCGGCGCGGCCCGTGGCTCTACAACTTCTGGCGCGACGCCGAACACCCCCGGGGCATGTGGCGGCGCACCACCTTCGACGATTACCGCACCGACGATCCGGCCTGGGACGTCCTCATCGATCTAGACGACCTGGCCACCGCCGAGGGCGAGAACTGGGTGTGGGGCGGCGCCGCGGTACTGCGCCCGTCCCAGCACCTGGCCCTGATCAGCCTGTCCCGCGGCGGCGCCGATGCCAAGGTGATCCGCGAATTCGACCTGACCACAAGGCAATTCCGTGATCCCGACGGTCCGGAGCGGGGTTTCCACCTGCCGGAGGCCAAATCCCAGCTGCGCTGGATCGATGCCGACACCGTCTACGTCGGAACGGATTTCGGCCCGGGATCGCTGACCGACTCCGGCTACCCGCGCGTGGTCAAGCGCTGGCGCCGCGGCACCCCGCTGTCCGAGGCGCGAACCGTATTCGAGGGTGAGCCCGGCGATGTCATGGTGTCCGCGGGCTACGACCGCACCCCCGGCTACGAGCGACACTGGGTCGCCCGCGCCACCGACTTCTTCAACGAATCGGTCTACCTGCTCGATCCGGACGACACGCTGCGTCACATCGATGCGCCCAGCGACGCGTCGGAGTCCTGGTACAAGGACTGGTTGCTGATCCAGCTGAAATCCCCCTGGGAGGTCGCGGGCCACCGGTATCCGGCGGGTGCGCTGCTGGCCATCGACATCGATGAATTCTTCGCCGGGGCAAGGGATTTCGAGATCGTCTTCGAACCGGACGCGCACACATCCCTGCACGGGTACGGCTGGACCGAGAACCATCTGCTGCTGATCACGCTCGAGGACGTGCAGACCAAGCTCTACGTCCTCACCCCGGCGCCGCGCGGAGCCTGGTCCCGGCAACCACTGGCCGACACCCCGCCGATGGCGACCACCTCCGTCATGAATCTCGATCCGCTGGAGAGCGGCGACGAATTCATGCTCACCACAAGCGGTTTCACCGCGCCCGCCACCCTGCTGGCCGGTTCCGTCGGGGGTACCGCCACCCCGCTCAAGCACGAAACCGAGTACTTCGACGCGGCGGGTCTGGACACCGAGCAGTACTTCGCGCGGTCCGACGACGGCACGATGGTGCCCTACTTCGTGATCCGCCACCGCGATCACCGCGGCACGCCGGGCCCCACCGTGGTCTCCGGTTACGGCGGCTTCGAGGTATCGCGGACGCCCGGCTACAGCGGCGCCTCCGGTATGGGCTGGCTCGAACGCGGCGGCACGTGGGTCATGGCCAATATCCGCGGCGGCGGGGAATACGGACCGCAATGGCACACCCAGGCGCAGAAGGCCGACCGCCACAAGGTCTACGAGGATTTCTCGTCGGTCGCGAAAGACCTTGTCGCCCGCGATATCACGACCGCCGCACAGCTGGGCGCGGTCGGCGGCAGCAACGGCGGCCTGCTGATGGGCGTGATGCTGACCCGCTATCCGGAACTGTTCGGCGCCATCGTCTGCCAGGTCCCGCTGCTGGACATGAAGCGCTACCACCTGCTCCTGGCCGGCGCCTCCTGGATGGCCGAATACGGCGACCCCGACAAGCCCGAGGAGTGGGCCTACATCAGCGAATACTCGCCGTATCAGGTGGCGACGGCAGCCGACCCGGCCCGCGCCTATCCGCCGATCCTGCTCACCACCTCCACCCGGGACGACCGTGTCCACCCCGGCCACGCCCGCAAGATGGCGGCGCTGCTGGAATCGCAGGGCCGCACGGTCTGGTACCACGAGAACATCGAAGGCGGACACGGCGGCGCCGCCGACAACAAGCAGATGGCATTCCAGTCGACGCTGATCTACGAGTTCTTCACCCAGATGCTGATGGAGAACGCCTGA